One genomic segment of Accipiter gentilis chromosome 29, bAccGen1.1, whole genome shotgun sequence includes these proteins:
- the ZNF76 gene encoding zinc finger protein 76 isoform X2, translating to MESLGLQAVTLSDGTTAYIQQAVKGEKLIEGQVIELEDGTTAYIHQVTVQKESVAFEDGQPVVLEDGSMAYIHNTAKESYDPSTFEAIQLEDGSTAYIHRPVIMPPGSTILEVQAETGLEELAGEEADDAFDVETINALKQYASKVSDEEEEGVTDTCRMKSEDSSNIPSQDLQEEEVHSNEKGQQAGSRAFRCGYKGCGRLYTTAHHLKVHERAHTGDRPYTCDFPGCGKAFATGYGLKSHVRTHTGEKPYKCPEDVCSKAFKTSGDLQKHIRTHTGERPFKCPFVGCGRSFTTSNIRKVHIRTHTGERPYMCPEPNCGRGFTSATNYKNHMRIHTGEKPYMCTVPGCGKRFTEYSSLYKHHVVHTHCKPYTCNSCGKTYRQTSTLAMHKRSSHGELEATEESEQALYEQQQLEAATADRDSPMKSQHIAFLSEMEEDEEEEEDGMPTQVSLISQDGTEQVTIVTSGAVVSEESAITSLHHQQVALLATANGTHIAVQLEEQQSLEEAISMAAAAIQHEPVTLEAAVSENGC from the exons aatCTGTGGCTTTTGAAGACGGTCAGCCAGTGGTGTTGGAAGATGGCAGCATGGCCTACATACACAACACAGCTAAAG AAAGTTATGACCCCAGCACCTTTGAGGCCATCCAGCTGGAGGATGGCTCCACTGCCTACATACATCGTCCTGTTATCATGCCACCTGGCAGCACCATCCTGGAAGTGCAGGCAGAAACTGGGCTAGAGGAGTTGGCGGGAGAGGAGGCAGATGATGCCTTTGATGTTGAGACCATTAATGCATTAAAGCAGTACGCCAGTAAG GTGTCtgacgaggaagaggagggagtgaCAGACACCTGCCGTATGAAGAGTGAGGACTCCAGCAACATCCCTTCCCAG GATTTGCAGGAGGAGGAAGTGCACAGCAATGAGAAGGGGCAGCAGGCTGGCAGTAGAGCTTTCCGTTGTGGGTACAAAGGCTGTGGCCGCCTCTATACCACTGCCCACCATCTAAAG gtaCATGAACGTGCTCACACAGGTGACCGGCCATATACATGCGACTTCCCAGGCTGTGGGAAAGCATTTGCTACAG GGTATGGGCTGAAGAGCCATGTGAGAACACATACTGGTGAGAAACCGTACAAGTGTCCGGAAGATGTGTGTAGCAAAGCCTTCAAAACATCTGGCGATCTACAGAAACATATTCGGACACACACAG GTGAGCGTCCCTTCAAGTGCCCCTTTGTGGGCTGTGGCCGCTCCTTTACCACATCCAACATCCGCAAGGTTCACATCCGAACGCATACAGGCGAGCGGCCGTACATGTGTCCGGAGCCCAACTGCGGAAGGGGCTTCACCAGTGCCACCAATTACAAGAACCACATGAGAATCCACACAG GAGAGAAGCCGTACATGTGCACTGTGCCAGGCTGTGGAAAGCGCTTCACTGAGTATTCCAGCCTCTACAAGCACCACGTGGTCCACACGCACTGCAAGCCCTACACCTGCAATAGTTGTGGGAAGACCTACCGCCAGACCTCCACGCTGGCCATGCACAAGCGCAGCAGCCACGGCGAGCTGGAGGCCACGGAGGAGAGCGAACAGGCCCTCTAcgaacagcagcagctggagg CTGCCACTGCTGACAGAGACTCTCCTATGAAAAGCCAGCATATTGCTTTTCTGTCAGAGAtggaggaagatgaagaggaggaggaagatggtaTGCCTACGCAGGTCTCGCTTATCTCTCAAGATGGGACAGAGCAG GTTACCATAGTCACTTCTGGGGCAGTAGTGTCTGAAGAATCAGCCATCACATCCCTCCATCATCAGCAGGTGGCATTGCTGGCTACTGCCAACGGCACCCACATTGCAGTGCAG CTAGAAGAACAGCAGAGCCTGGAGGAAGCCATCAGCATGGCTGCAGCAGCAATCCAGCATGAACCCGTAACACTTGAGGCAGCCGTCTCTGAGAATGGGTGCTGA
- the ZNF76 gene encoding zinc finger protein 76 isoform X1, whose translation MESLGLQAVTLSDGTTAYIQQAVKGEKLIEGQVIELEDGTTAYIHQVTVQKESVAFEDGQPVVLEDGSMAYIHNTAKESYDPSTFEAIQLEDGSTAYIHRPVIMPPGSTILEVQAETGLEELAGEEADDAFDVETINALKQYASKVSDEEEEGVTDTCRMKSEDSSNIPSQDLQEEEVHSNEKGQQAGSRAFRCGYKGCGRLYTTAHHLKVHERAHTGDRPYTCDFPGCGKAFATGYGLKSHVRTHTGEKPYKCPEDVCSKAFKTSGDLQKHIRTHTGERPFKCPFVGCGRSFTTSNIRKVHIRTHTGERPYMCPEPNCGRGFTSATNYKNHMRIHTGEKPYMCTVPGCGKRFTEYSSLYKHHVVHTHCKPYTCNSCGKTYRQTSTLAMHKRSSHGELEATEESEQALYEQQQLEAATADRDSPMKSQHIAFLSEMEEDEEEEEDGMPTQVSLISQDGTEQVSLSQEDLQALGSAISMVTQSSALAVPEEELVGDDTHTVTVANTAGTETQPVTIVTSGAVVSEESAITSLHHQQVALLATANGTHIAVQLEEQQSLEEAISMAAAAIQHEPVTLEAAVSENGC comes from the exons aatCTGTGGCTTTTGAAGACGGTCAGCCAGTGGTGTTGGAAGATGGCAGCATGGCCTACATACACAACACAGCTAAAG AAAGTTATGACCCCAGCACCTTTGAGGCCATCCAGCTGGAGGATGGCTCCACTGCCTACATACATCGTCCTGTTATCATGCCACCTGGCAGCACCATCCTGGAAGTGCAGGCAGAAACTGGGCTAGAGGAGTTGGCGGGAGAGGAGGCAGATGATGCCTTTGATGTTGAGACCATTAATGCATTAAAGCAGTACGCCAGTAAG GTGTCtgacgaggaagaggagggagtgaCAGACACCTGCCGTATGAAGAGTGAGGACTCCAGCAACATCCCTTCCCAG GATTTGCAGGAGGAGGAAGTGCACAGCAATGAGAAGGGGCAGCAGGCTGGCAGTAGAGCTTTCCGTTGTGGGTACAAAGGCTGTGGCCGCCTCTATACCACTGCCCACCATCTAAAG gtaCATGAACGTGCTCACACAGGTGACCGGCCATATACATGCGACTTCCCAGGCTGTGGGAAAGCATTTGCTACAG GGTATGGGCTGAAGAGCCATGTGAGAACACATACTGGTGAGAAACCGTACAAGTGTCCGGAAGATGTGTGTAGCAAAGCCTTCAAAACATCTGGCGATCTACAGAAACATATTCGGACACACACAG GTGAGCGTCCCTTCAAGTGCCCCTTTGTGGGCTGTGGCCGCTCCTTTACCACATCCAACATCCGCAAGGTTCACATCCGAACGCATACAGGCGAGCGGCCGTACATGTGTCCGGAGCCCAACTGCGGAAGGGGCTTCACCAGTGCCACCAATTACAAGAACCACATGAGAATCCACACAG GAGAGAAGCCGTACATGTGCACTGTGCCAGGCTGTGGAAAGCGCTTCACTGAGTATTCCAGCCTCTACAAGCACCACGTGGTCCACACGCACTGCAAGCCCTACACCTGCAATAGTTGTGGGAAGACCTACCGCCAGACCTCCACGCTGGCCATGCACAAGCGCAGCAGCCACGGCGAGCTGGAGGCCACGGAGGAGAGCGAACAGGCCCTCTAcgaacagcagcagctggagg CTGCCACTGCTGACAGAGACTCTCCTATGAAAAGCCAGCATATTGCTTTTCTGTCAGAGAtggaggaagatgaagaggaggaggaagatggtaTGCCTACGCAGGTCTCGCTTATCTCTCAAGATGGGACAGAGCAG GTCAGTTTGTCACAGGAAGACCTGCAGGCCCTGGGCAGTGCAATCAGCATGGTGACGCAAAGCAGTGCCCTCGCTGTGCCTGAGGAAGAGCTGGTGGGTGATGACACACACACCGTGACTGTGGCCAACACTGCTGGCACCGAGACGCAGCCG GTTACCATAGTCACTTCTGGGGCAGTAGTGTCTGAAGAATCAGCCATCACATCCCTCCATCATCAGCAGGTGGCATTGCTGGCTACTGCCAACGGCACCCACATTGCAGTGCAG CTAGAAGAACAGCAGAGCCTGGAGGAAGCCATCAGCATGGCTGCAGCAGCAATCCAGCATGAACCCGTAACACTTGAGGCAGCCGTCTCTGAGAATGGGTGCTGA